A single Carassius carassius chromosome 3, fCarCar2.1, whole genome shotgun sequence DNA region contains:
- the trpm1a gene encoding transient receptor potential cation channel subfamily M member 1a isoform X2: MDNRGFGGKKGKEGSFKRASIKRTPSGSQKFQRAWIERTFLKRECIHIFPSREPNKCCCGQLVNQHVAILPGSTNKNAEEGQGVQAEPPQEKWSVAKHTQATPTDSYGIIEFQGGGHVNKAMYIRVSCDTKPDNLLHLMVKDWQLELPTLLISVHGGLQNFDLQPKLKQVFGKGLIKAAVTTGAWIFTGGVSTGVIRHVGDALKDHSSKSRGKVCAIGIAPWGIVENKEDLIGRDVTRPYQTMSNPLSKLSVLNNSHSHFILADNGTHGKYGAEVRLRRQLEKHISLQKINTRLGHGVPLVCLILEGGPNVISIVLESLREEPPVPVVVCDGSGRASDIISFAHKYSEEDGLVNDSVRDQLLVTIQKTFNYNRNQAQQIYLMVMECMKKRELITVFRTASEGQQDIEMAILTALLKGTNASAPDQLSLALAWNRVDIARSQIFVHGQHWPPAGSLPTSSTSQQDKSKSPITARPSKGKPARAKKGKGGKSKPEPPEETDPRKLELLNWVNSLEQAMMDALVLDRVDFVKLLIENGVNIHRFLTIPRLEELYNTKLGPTNTLHFVVRDVKKGNLPPDYQITLIDIGLVLEYLMGGAYRCHYTRKSFRTLYNNLYGLKRPKALKLLGMEDDDPRPKGKKKMKKKKEEEIDIDVDDPEVSRFQYPFHELMVWAVLMKRQKMALFLWQRGEEAMAKALVACKLYKAMAHESSRSELVDDISQDLDNSSKEFGQLAYELLDQSYKHDEQVAMKLLTYELKNWSNSTCLKLAVAAKHRDFIAHTCSQMLLTDMWMGCLRVGKSNGLKVILGIIFPPTILLLDFRTGDDLSYQNSKDNEELKDKEDDNKSGKDGTMSMDRASKKGDEEDSKKKQKRVPVGKKIYNFYNAPFTKFWFNTTAYLVYLMLYNYIILVKMERWPSLQEWIVISYIITLGLEKVRQILMSEPGKLKQKINVWLEEYWNITDLAAITMFLMGLLLRLQNEPYMGYGRVIYCVDIIFWYIRVLDIFGVNKYLGPYVMMIGKMMIDMLYFVVIMLVVLMSFGVARQAILHPDEEPTWRLARNIFYMPYWMIYGEVFADSIDLYAMEINPPCGENMYDEDGKKLPPCIPGAWLTPAIMACYLLVANILLVNLLIAVFNNTFFEVKSISNQVWKFQRYQLIMTFHDRPVLPPPLIIFSHIYIVLKRLCCRCRKKQEGELDERDCGLKLTLSLEELKSLHEFEEQCVEEYFREKEDEAQSSNDERIRITSQRVENMSMRLEEVNEREHSMKASLQTVDLRLAQLEEFSGRMMHALERLVGIDRCELVHARSGSSMAVDQSGLLRRGSINSADGYSLYRWHLDAEDRGEEMSGDKKSYAERRGSIGSSDLLLNPHQGSCYGPTLDVVPLRQRTRSSSSVDILISPCESQDRVQTSQSPKLTSTQHPKDPQALLETGKDIAVSHPRERAQSLRQYPTEAQSNSLSYENRSQSGTLYASMAQSRLCSQGNMWASEPHGLQDQASRSPTLGRWPPRFDDKVHPSPFGLSTKTSLEKLKQREAQDEEGSSKESKWTKTQQGESEEKKKDEDQSEADSESTKTEGGEEKREELTDSDHLYVAEDRMYPSLRSKSLNTNPRKAKAVGSILAKPQAASSVKDLAGACEVNTNDLRPSRERTGT, translated from the exons ATGGATAACAGGGGCTTTGGAGGAAAAAAGGGCAAAGAGGGGTCTTTTAAGCGTGCATCTATTAAACGCACCCCCTCTGGTTCTCAGAAG TTTCAGAGGGCATGGATTGAAAGGACATTTCTAAAAAGGGAGTGCATTCACATATTCCCCAGCAGAGAGCCCAACAA GTGTTGTTGCGGTCAGCTGGTAAACCAACATGTGGCTATTCTTCCTGGCTCCACCAATAAGAACGCAGAGGAAGGCCAGGGGGTGCAGGCCGAGCCTCCACAAGAGAAATGGTCGGTTGCTAAGCACACACAAGCCACGCCCACTGACTCATACGGCATCATTGAATTCCAGGGAGGAGGTCATGTCAACAAGGCCATG TATATCCGTGTGTCCTGTGATACCAAGCCCGACAACCTTCTGCATCTGATGGTGAAAGACTGGCAGCTGGAGCTGCCCACCCTGCTGATCTCTGTGCATGGAGGCCTGCAGAACTTCGACTTGCAGCCCAAACTCAAGCAAGTGTTTGGAAAGGGCCTGATAAAAGCAGCAGTTACCACTGGGGCCTGGATCTTCACTGGGGGAGTTAGTACAG GAGTGATTCGGCATGTGGGAGATGCGCTAAAAGATCACTCTTCCAAGTCCCGTGGGAAAGTGTGCGCCATCGGAATTGCACCATGGGGTATTGTGGAAAATAAAGAGGATCTGATCGGAAGAGAC GTGACACGACCCTACCAAACCATGTCCAACCCTCTCAGCAAACTTTCTGTGCTTAACAATAGCCATTCCCACTTCATTCTGGCTGACAACGGCACTCACGGAAAGTATGGTGCGGAGGTCCGACTGCGCAGGCAGCTGGAGAAACACATCTCTCTGCAGAAGATCAACACAC GTCTGGGTCATGGGGTTCCTTTGGTGTGTCTGATTCTTGAAGGAGGGCCGAATGTAATCTCCATTGTGTTGGAGAGTCTGCGTGAGGAACCTCCTGTACCTGTGGTTGTGTGCGACGGCAGCGGCCGAGCATCGGATATCATTTCATTCGCTCACAAGTACTCGGAGGAGGATGG GTTGGTTAATGATAGTGTTAGAGACCAGCTTTTAGTAACCATACAGAAGACATTCAACTACAACCGGAATCAGGCACAGCAGATTTATCTCATGGTGATGGAGTGCATGAAGAAAAGAGAGCTG ATCACAGTTTTCCGCACGGCCTCAGAGGGTCAGCAGGATATTGAGATGGCCATCTTAACCGCGCTGCTGAAAG GCACAAATGCCTCAGCTCCAGACCAGTTGAGTTTAGCTTTGGCCTGGAACCGTGTGGATATTGCTCGCAGTCAAATCTTCGTCCATGGACAACACTGGCCT CCTGCTGGTTCCCTGCCCACCTCATCCACGAGCCAGCAGGATAAATCAAAGAGCCCTATAACGGCCCGTCCCAGCAAGGGTAAACCTGCCAGGGCCAAGAAAGGCAAAGGTGGCAAATCCAAACCTGAGCCTCCAGAGGAGACCGATCCTAGAAAATTAGAGCTGCTTAACTGG GTTAATTCTCTGGAGCAGGCCATGATGGACGCACTCGTGCTTGACAGAGTGGATTTTGTGAAGCTCCTTATTGAAAATGGCGTCAACATCCACCGTTTCCTGACAATCCCGCGACTGGAAGAGCTCTATAACACA aaattgggGCCAACCAACACATTGCATTTTGTGGTCAGAGATGTTAAAAAG GGAAACTTACCACCAGATTACCAGATCACTCTGATTGACATTGGGCTGGTTCTGGAGTACCTCATGGGAGGAGCGTATCGGTGTCACTATACTAGGAAAAGTTTCCGCACACTCTATAATAACCTCTATGGACTGAAAAGA CCCAAAGCTTTGAAACTCCTGGGTATGGAG GACGATGACCCAAGACCGAAAGGCaaaaagaagatgaagaagaagaaagaggAAGAAATCGATATTGACGTTGATGACCCAGAGGTCAGTCGATTCCAGTACCCCTTCCATGAGCTGATGGTGTGGGCTGTTCTCATGAAGCGCCAGAAGATGGCGCTGTTTCTCTGGCAGAGGGGAGAAGAGGCCATGGCCAAAGCTCTGGTGGCGTGTAAACTCTATAAAGCGATGGCGCACGAATCCTCGCGGAGCGAACTAGTGGATGACATCTCGCAGGATCTGGACAATAGTTCCAA GGAATTTGGTCAGTTAGCATATGAGCTGCTAGATCAATCATACAAGCATGATGAACAGGTGGCCATGAAGCTTTTGACATATGAACTGAAGAACTGGAGTAACTCCACCTGTCTGAAACTGGCTGTAGCTGCCAAACACAGAGACTTTATAGCCCACACCTGCAGCCAGATGCTGCTCACCGACATGTGGATGGGCTGCCTGCGGGTGGGCAAGAGCAATGGACTCAAG GTAATCCTCGGAATCATCTTTCCTCCAACCATTCTTCTCCTAGACTTCCGAACTGGAGATGATCTGTCTTACCAAAACTCCAAAGACAACGAAGAGCTCAAAGACAAAGAGGATGATAACAAATCTGGCAAG GATGGCACCATGAGCATGGACAGAGCATCTAAGAAAGGTGATGAGGAAGATAGTAAAAAGAAACAGAAACGTGTGCCTGTTGGGAAGAAAATATACAATTTCTATAATGCACCATTTACCAAGTTCTGGTTCAATACG ACTGCCTACCTGGTATACCTGATGCTGTATAATTACATTATCTTGGTGAAAATGGAGAGATGGCCATCACTGCAGGAATGGATCGTCATCTCCTACATCATCACTCTTGGACTAGAGAAAGTTAGACAG ATCCTGATGTCAGAGCCAGGAAAGCTGAAACAGAAGATAAACGTATGGCTTGAGGAGTACTGGAACATCACTGACCTGGCTGCCATCACCATGTTCCTCATGGGACTGTTACTGCGACTGCAGAATGAGCCTTACATGGGCTACGGACGCGTCATCTACTGTGTAGACATCATCTTCTGGTACATTCGTGTCCTCGACATTTTTGGAGTTAACAAGTATTTGGGACCATATGTCATGATGATTGGTAAAATG ATGATTGACATGCTGTACTTTGTGGTGATCATGCTGGTGGTTCTCATGAGTTTCGGCGTGGCTCGCCAGGCCATCCTGCACCCGGACGAGGAGCCGACGTGGCGTCTGGCGAGGAATATCTTCTACATGCCCTACTGGATGATCTACGGAGAAGTGTTTGCTGACTCGATAGACC TCTATGCGATGGAGATTAATC CACCCTGTGGTGAAAACATGTATGATGAAGATGGGAAGAAGCTCCCCCCATGTATACCTGGGGCCTGGCTCACACCTGCCATCATGGCCTGTTACTTACTGGTAGCCAACATCCTACTGGTTAACCTGCTTATTGCTGTATTCAA TAACACGTTCTTTGAAGTGAAATCCATCTCCAACCAAGTCTGGAAGTTCCAGCGCTACCAGCTCATCATGACTTTTCATGACAGACCTGTGCTTCCTCCTCCCCTCATCATTTTCAGCCACATATACATTGTGTTGAAGCGCCTGTGCTGCCGCTGCAGGAAGAAACAGGAAGGGGAGCTGGATGAGAGAGACTGCGGACTGA aGTTGACTCTGAGTCTGGAGGAACTGAAGAGTCTGCATGAGTTTGAGGAACAGTGTGTGGAGGAATACTTCAGAGAGAAGGAGGACGAGGCACAGTCTTCCAATGATGAGCGAATCCGAATTACTTCCCAGAG AGTTGAGAATATGTCCATGCGCCTAGAGGAGGTGAATGAACGAGAGCACTCCATGAAAGCCTCACTGCAGACAGTAGACCTACGCTTGGCTCAGCTAGAGGAGTTCTCCGGCCGCATGATGCACGCGCTGGAACGGCTGGTTGGGATCGACCGCTGCGAACTGGTCCATGCTCGATCCGGTAGCTCAATGGCCGTGGACCAATCCGGCCTGCTTCGTCGCGGTAGCATCAACAGCGCCGATGGCTACAGTTTGTACCGCTGGCACCTGGATGCCGAAGACCGCGGTGAGGAGATGTCAGGGGACAAGAAGAGCTATGCAGAGAGACGCGGCAGTATTGGTAGCAGTGACCTCCTTCTAAACCCACATCAAGGTTCTTGCTACGGACCCACGCTGGATGTGGTGCCCCTCCGGCAAAGGACACGCTCCAGCTCCAGTGTGGACATCCTCATCTCTCCTTGCGAGTCACAAGACAGAGTCCAGACCTCTCAATCCCCAAAACTCACCTCCACTCAACACCCTAAAGATCCACAAGCTCTGCTAGAAACTGGAAAAGACATAGCAGTTTCACATCCTCGGGAAAGAGCGCAATCCCTGAGGCAGTACCCAACTGAAGCTCAAAGTAACTCACTTTCATACGAGAACAGATCCCAAAGTGGTACTTTGTACGCCTCTATGGCACAGTCGAGGTTGTGCAGTCAAGGGAATATGTGGGCTTCAGAGCCTCACGGCCTACAGGATCAAGCAAGCAGATCGCCAACGTTAGGTCGCTGGCCTCCACGCTTCGATGACAAAGTTCATCCCTCTCCGTTTGGACTTTCAACCAAGACATCTTTAGAGAAATTAAAACAGAGAGAAGCCCAAGATGAAGAAGGATCTTCTAAGGAGAGCAAgtggacaaaaacacaacaagggGAAAGTGAGGAGAAGAAGAAAGATGAGGATCAGTCAGAGGCGGATAGCGAAAGCACCAAAACAGAGGGAGGAGAAGAGAAAAGAGAGGAGCTGACTGACTCGGATCACTTGTATGTTGCAGAGGACAGGATGTACCCCTCACTCAGATCTAAGAGTCTGAACACTAACCCACGAAAGGCGAAGGCTGTAGGGAGCATCCTGGCTAAACCTCAAGCAGCCAGTAGTGTGAAAGACCTGGCCGGGGCCTGTGAAGTCAACACCAATGACCTAAGACCCTCTAGAGAAAGGACAGGCACATAG
- the trpm1a gene encoding transient receptor potential cation channel subfamily M member 1a isoform X3, producing MDNRGFGGKKGKEGSFKRASIKRTPSGSQKFQRAWIERTFLKRECIHIFPSREPNKCCCGQLVNQHVAILPGSTNKNAEEGQGVQAEPPQEKWSVAKHTQATPTDSYGIIEFQGGGHVNKAMYIRVSCDTKPDNLLHLMVKDWQLELPTLLISVHGGLQNFDLQPKLKQVFGKGLIKAAVTTGAWIFTGGVSTGVIRHVGDALKDHSSKSRGKVCAIGIAPWGIVENKEDLIGRDVTRPYQTMSNPLSKLSVLNNSHSHFILADNGTHGKYGAEVRLRRQLEKHISLQKINTRLGHGVPLVCLILEGGPNVISIVLESLREEPPVPVVVCDGSGRASDIISFAHKYSEEDGLVNDSVRDQLLVTIQKTFNYNRNQAQQIYLMVMECMKKRELITVFRTASEGQQDIEMAILTALLKGTNASAPDQLSLALAWNRVDIARSQIFVHGQHWPPAGSLPTSSTSQQDKSKSPITARPSKGKPARAKKGKGGKSKPEPPEETDPRKLELLNWVNSLEQAMMDALVLDRVDFVKLLIENGVNIHRFLTIPRLEELYNTKLGPTNTLHFVVRDVKKGNLPPDYQITLIDIGLVLEYLMGGAYRCHYTRKSFRTLYNNLYGLKRPKALKLLGMEDDDPRPKGKKKMKKKKEEEIDIDVDDPEVSRFQYPFHELMVWAVLMKRQKMALFLWQRGEEAMAKALVACKLYKAMAHESSRSELVDDISQDLDNSSKEFGQLAYELLDQSYKHDEQVAMKLLTYELKNWSNSTCLKLAVAAKHRDFIAHTCSQMLLTDMWMGCLRVGKSNGLKVILGIIFPPTILLLDFRTGDDLSYQNSKDNEELKDKEDDNKSGKDGTMSMDRASKKGDEEDSKKKQKRVPVGKKIYNFYNAPFTKFWFNTTAYLVYLMLYNYIILVKMERWPSLQEWIVISYIITLGLEKVRQILMSEPGKLKQKINVWLEEYWNITDLAAITMFLMGLLLRLQNEPYMGYGRVIYCVDIIFWYIRVLDIFGVNKYLGPYVMMIGKMMIDMLYFVVIMLVVLMSFGVARQAILHPDEEPTWRLARNIFYMPYWMIYGEVFADSIDPPCGENMYDEDGKKLPPCIPGAWLTPAIMACYLLVANILLVNLLIAVFNNTFFEVKSISNQVWKFQRYQLIMTFHDRPVLPPPLIIFSHIYIVLKRLCCRCRKKQEGELDERDCGLKLTLSLEELKSLHEFEEQCVEEYFREKEDEAQSSNDERIRITSQRVENMSMRLEEVNEREHSMKASLQTVDLRLAQLEEFSGRMMHALERLVGIDRCELVHARSGSSMAVDQSGLLRRGSINSADGYSLYRWHLDAEDRGEEMSGDKKSYAERRGSIGSSDLLLNPHQGSCYGPTLDVVPLRQRTRSSSSVDILISPCESQDRVQTSQSPKLTSTQHPKDPQALLETGKDIAVSHPRERAQSLRQYPTEAQSNSLSYENRSQSGTLYASMAQSRLCSQGNMWASEPHGLQDQASRSPTLGRWPPRFDDKVHPSPFGLSTKTSLEKLKQREAQDEEGSSKESKWTKTQQGESEEKKKDEDQSEADSESTKTEGGEEKREELTDSDHLYVAEDRMYPSLRSKSLNTNPRKAKAVGSILAKPQAASSVKDLAGACEVNTNDLRPSRERTGT from the exons ATGGATAACAGGGGCTTTGGAGGAAAAAAGGGCAAAGAGGGGTCTTTTAAGCGTGCATCTATTAAACGCACCCCCTCTGGTTCTCAGAAG TTTCAGAGGGCATGGATTGAAAGGACATTTCTAAAAAGGGAGTGCATTCACATATTCCCCAGCAGAGAGCCCAACAA GTGTTGTTGCGGTCAGCTGGTAAACCAACATGTGGCTATTCTTCCTGGCTCCACCAATAAGAACGCAGAGGAAGGCCAGGGGGTGCAGGCCGAGCCTCCACAAGAGAAATGGTCGGTTGCTAAGCACACACAAGCCACGCCCACTGACTCATACGGCATCATTGAATTCCAGGGAGGAGGTCATGTCAACAAGGCCATG TATATCCGTGTGTCCTGTGATACCAAGCCCGACAACCTTCTGCATCTGATGGTGAAAGACTGGCAGCTGGAGCTGCCCACCCTGCTGATCTCTGTGCATGGAGGCCTGCAGAACTTCGACTTGCAGCCCAAACTCAAGCAAGTGTTTGGAAAGGGCCTGATAAAAGCAGCAGTTACCACTGGGGCCTGGATCTTCACTGGGGGAGTTAGTACAG GAGTGATTCGGCATGTGGGAGATGCGCTAAAAGATCACTCTTCCAAGTCCCGTGGGAAAGTGTGCGCCATCGGAATTGCACCATGGGGTATTGTGGAAAATAAAGAGGATCTGATCGGAAGAGAC GTGACACGACCCTACCAAACCATGTCCAACCCTCTCAGCAAACTTTCTGTGCTTAACAATAGCCATTCCCACTTCATTCTGGCTGACAACGGCACTCACGGAAAGTATGGTGCGGAGGTCCGACTGCGCAGGCAGCTGGAGAAACACATCTCTCTGCAGAAGATCAACACAC GTCTGGGTCATGGGGTTCCTTTGGTGTGTCTGATTCTTGAAGGAGGGCCGAATGTAATCTCCATTGTGTTGGAGAGTCTGCGTGAGGAACCTCCTGTACCTGTGGTTGTGTGCGACGGCAGCGGCCGAGCATCGGATATCATTTCATTCGCTCACAAGTACTCGGAGGAGGATGG GTTGGTTAATGATAGTGTTAGAGACCAGCTTTTAGTAACCATACAGAAGACATTCAACTACAACCGGAATCAGGCACAGCAGATTTATCTCATGGTGATGGAGTGCATGAAGAAAAGAGAGCTG ATCACAGTTTTCCGCACGGCCTCAGAGGGTCAGCAGGATATTGAGATGGCCATCTTAACCGCGCTGCTGAAAG GCACAAATGCCTCAGCTCCAGACCAGTTGAGTTTAGCTTTGGCCTGGAACCGTGTGGATATTGCTCGCAGTCAAATCTTCGTCCATGGACAACACTGGCCT CCTGCTGGTTCCCTGCCCACCTCATCCACGAGCCAGCAGGATAAATCAAAGAGCCCTATAACGGCCCGTCCCAGCAAGGGTAAACCTGCCAGGGCCAAGAAAGGCAAAGGTGGCAAATCCAAACCTGAGCCTCCAGAGGAGACCGATCCTAGAAAATTAGAGCTGCTTAACTGG GTTAATTCTCTGGAGCAGGCCATGATGGACGCACTCGTGCTTGACAGAGTGGATTTTGTGAAGCTCCTTATTGAAAATGGCGTCAACATCCACCGTTTCCTGACAATCCCGCGACTGGAAGAGCTCTATAACACA aaattgggGCCAACCAACACATTGCATTTTGTGGTCAGAGATGTTAAAAAG GGAAACTTACCACCAGATTACCAGATCACTCTGATTGACATTGGGCTGGTTCTGGAGTACCTCATGGGAGGAGCGTATCGGTGTCACTATACTAGGAAAAGTTTCCGCACACTCTATAATAACCTCTATGGACTGAAAAGA CCCAAAGCTTTGAAACTCCTGGGTATGGAG GACGATGACCCAAGACCGAAAGGCaaaaagaagatgaagaagaagaaagaggAAGAAATCGATATTGACGTTGATGACCCAGAGGTCAGTCGATTCCAGTACCCCTTCCATGAGCTGATGGTGTGGGCTGTTCTCATGAAGCGCCAGAAGATGGCGCTGTTTCTCTGGCAGAGGGGAGAAGAGGCCATGGCCAAAGCTCTGGTGGCGTGTAAACTCTATAAAGCGATGGCGCACGAATCCTCGCGGAGCGAACTAGTGGATGACATCTCGCAGGATCTGGACAATAGTTCCAA GGAATTTGGTCAGTTAGCATATGAGCTGCTAGATCAATCATACAAGCATGATGAACAGGTGGCCATGAAGCTTTTGACATATGAACTGAAGAACTGGAGTAACTCCACCTGTCTGAAACTGGCTGTAGCTGCCAAACACAGAGACTTTATAGCCCACACCTGCAGCCAGATGCTGCTCACCGACATGTGGATGGGCTGCCTGCGGGTGGGCAAGAGCAATGGACTCAAG GTAATCCTCGGAATCATCTTTCCTCCAACCATTCTTCTCCTAGACTTCCGAACTGGAGATGATCTGTCTTACCAAAACTCCAAAGACAACGAAGAGCTCAAAGACAAAGAGGATGATAACAAATCTGGCAAG GATGGCACCATGAGCATGGACAGAGCATCTAAGAAAGGTGATGAGGAAGATAGTAAAAAGAAACAGAAACGTGTGCCTGTTGGGAAGAAAATATACAATTTCTATAATGCACCATTTACCAAGTTCTGGTTCAATACG ACTGCCTACCTGGTATACCTGATGCTGTATAATTACATTATCTTGGTGAAAATGGAGAGATGGCCATCACTGCAGGAATGGATCGTCATCTCCTACATCATCACTCTTGGACTAGAGAAAGTTAGACAG ATCCTGATGTCAGAGCCAGGAAAGCTGAAACAGAAGATAAACGTATGGCTTGAGGAGTACTGGAACATCACTGACCTGGCTGCCATCACCATGTTCCTCATGGGACTGTTACTGCGACTGCAGAATGAGCCTTACATGGGCTACGGACGCGTCATCTACTGTGTAGACATCATCTTCTGGTACATTCGTGTCCTCGACATTTTTGGAGTTAACAAGTATTTGGGACCATATGTCATGATGATTGGTAAAATG ATGATTGACATGCTGTACTTTGTGGTGATCATGCTGGTGGTTCTCATGAGTTTCGGCGTGGCTCGCCAGGCCATCCTGCACCCGGACGAGGAGCCGACGTGGCGTCTGGCGAGGAATATCTTCTACATGCCCTACTGGATGATCTACGGAGAAGTGTTTGCTGACTCGATAGACC CACCCTGTGGTGAAAACATGTATGATGAAGATGGGAAGAAGCTCCCCCCATGTATACCTGGGGCCTGGCTCACACCTGCCATCATGGCCTGTTACTTACTGGTAGCCAACATCCTACTGGTTAACCTGCTTATTGCTGTATTCAA TAACACGTTCTTTGAAGTGAAATCCATCTCCAACCAAGTCTGGAAGTTCCAGCGCTACCAGCTCATCATGACTTTTCATGACAGACCTGTGCTTCCTCCTCCCCTCATCATTTTCAGCCACATATACATTGTGTTGAAGCGCCTGTGCTGCCGCTGCAGGAAGAAACAGGAAGGGGAGCTGGATGAGAGAGACTGCGGACTGA aGTTGACTCTGAGTCTGGAGGAACTGAAGAGTCTGCATGAGTTTGAGGAACAGTGTGTGGAGGAATACTTCAGAGAGAAGGAGGACGAGGCACAGTCTTCCAATGATGAGCGAATCCGAATTACTTCCCAGAG AGTTGAGAATATGTCCATGCGCCTAGAGGAGGTGAATGAACGAGAGCACTCCATGAAAGCCTCACTGCAGACAGTAGACCTACGCTTGGCTCAGCTAGAGGAGTTCTCCGGCCGCATGATGCACGCGCTGGAACGGCTGGTTGGGATCGACCGCTGCGAACTGGTCCATGCTCGATCCGGTAGCTCAATGGCCGTGGACCAATCCGGCCTGCTTCGTCGCGGTAGCATCAACAGCGCCGATGGCTACAGTTTGTACCGCTGGCACCTGGATGCCGAAGACCGCGGTGAGGAGATGTCAGGGGACAAGAAGAGCTATGCAGAGAGACGCGGCAGTATTGGTAGCAGTGACCTCCTTCTAAACCCACATCAAGGTTCTTGCTACGGACCCACGCTGGATGTGGTGCCCCTCCGGCAAAGGACACGCTCCAGCTCCAGTGTGGACATCCTCATCTCTCCTTGCGAGTCACAAGACAGAGTCCAGACCTCTCAATCCCCAAAACTCACCTCCACTCAACACCCTAAAGATCCACAAGCTCTGCTAGAAACTGGAAAAGACATAGCAGTTTCACATCCTCGGGAAAGAGCGCAATCCCTGAGGCAGTACCCAACTGAAGCTCAAAGTAACTCACTTTCATACGAGAACAGATCCCAAAGTGGTACTTTGTACGCCTCTATGGCACAGTCGAGGTTGTGCAGTCAAGGGAATATGTGGGCTTCAGAGCCTCACGGCCTACAGGATCAAGCAAGCAGATCGCCAACGTTAGGTCGCTGGCCTCCACGCTTCGATGACAAAGTTCATCCCTCTCCGTTTGGACTTTCAACCAAGACATCTTTAGAGAAATTAAAACAGAGAGAAGCCCAAGATGAAGAAGGATCTTCTAAGGAGAGCAAgtggacaaaaacacaacaagggGAAAGTGAGGAGAAGAAGAAAGATGAGGATCAGTCAGAGGCGGATAGCGAAAGCACCAAAACAGAGGGAGGAGAAGAGAAAAGAGAGGAGCTGACTGACTCGGATCACTTGTATGTTGCAGAGGACAGGATGTACCCCTCACTCAGATCTAAGAGTCTGAACACTAACCCACGAAAGGCGAAGGCTGTAGGGAGCATCCTGGCTAAACCTCAAGCAGCCAGTAGTGTGAAAGACCTGGCCGGGGCCTGTGAAGTCAACACCAATGACCTAAGACCCTCTAGAGAAAGGACAGGCACATAG